One window of Hyla sarda isolate aHylSar1 unplaced genomic scaffold, aHylSar1.hap1 scaffold_2037, whole genome shotgun sequence genomic DNA carries:
- the LOC130317835 gene encoding uncharacterized protein LOC130317835, with the protein MTVVLGHAASPLMSISDVGNVFPESILFRIGFIGTSIGTLVLTFLIYKYMVMHTEEFRGHQVLIQRILLAIVWASCFSTAVMHVLSPEEYPRIHFVSTIISITCEALYYLGQSIQMYKLPGAKKVIHHSRCTCCGLTFVCVVFYFGYETLKELFHNDEDWDEIREIPIIIIEWVMLLLILINIVTYYSTMQRLLLTVSRNSCTLSLRVKIDDFGV; encoded by the exons atgacggtcgtcctcggccatgcagcctcgccactgatgagcatcag tgacgtgggaaatgtctttcccgaaagcatattattcagaattggatttatagggacgtccattggcactttggtactaacctttcttatttataagtatatggttatgcatactgaagagttcaggggtcatcaggtcctgatccagaggatcctgctggccattgtgtgggcctcctgtttttccacagctgttatgcatgtattgtcccccgaagaatatcccaggatacactttgtcagcacgataatttccattacatgtgaagccttatactaccttgggcagtccatccagatgtataaattaccaggagcaaaaaaagtcatccaccatagtagatgcacctgctgtggcctgacttttgtctgtgtagttttctattttggatatgaaacattaaaggaattattccataatgatgaagactgggacgagatccgtgaaatccccatcataatcatcgagtgggtgatgcttctactgatcctgataaacatcgtgacctattattccaccatgcagaggttattgttgaccgtctccagaaacagctgcacactctctcttagagtaaaaattgatgacttcggggtgtag
- the LOC130317834 gene encoding uncharacterized protein LOC130317834, translating to MELKGLGFVPLLLAFWCAAWLATSYIMTVVLGHAASPLMSISDVGNVFPESILFRIGFIGTSIGTLVLTFLIYKYMVMHTEEFRGHQVLIQRILLAIVWASCFSTAVMHVLSPEEYPRIHFVSTIISITCEALYYLGQSIQMYKLPGAKKVIHHSRCTCCGLTFVCVVFYFGYETLKELFHNDEDWDEIREIPIIIIEWVMLLLILINIVTYYSTMQRLLLTVSRNSCTLSLRVKIDDFGV from the exons atggagctaaaaggactggggttcgtccccctcctgttggcgttttggtgtgcggcctggcttgccaccagctacatcatgacggtcgtcctcggccatgcagcctcgccactgatgagcatcag tgacgtgggaaatgtctttcccgaaagcatattattcagaattggatttatagggacgtccattggcactttggtactaacctttcttatttataagtatatggttatgcatactgaagagttcaggggtcatcaggtcctgatccagaggatcctgctggccattgtgtgggcctcctgtttttccacagctgttatgcatgtattgtcccccgaagaatatcccaggatacactttgtcagcacgataatttccattacatgtgaagccttatactaccttgggcagtccatccagatgtataaattaccaggagcaaaaaaagtcatccaccatagtagatgcacctgctgtggcctgacttttgtctgtgtagttttctattttggatatgaaacattaaaggaattattccataatgatgaagactgggacgagatccgtgaaatccccatcataatcatcgagtgggtgatgcttctactgatcctgataaacatcgtgacctattattccaccatgcagaggttattgttgaccgtctccagaaacagctgcacactctctcttagagtaaaaattgatgacttcggggtgtag